Below is a window of Candidatus Kinetoplastibacterium oncopeltii TCC290E DNA.
CAGCTAATTTATAACCTTTTCCTTTTTTTGTAACAATATGCAATAATTTCAGTCCTGGACAAGATCTAACTTTATTTAACTCATATATTAAATCATCTATATTATGACCATTTATTGGACCAAAATATTTAAAACCAAATTCTTCAAAAATTATGTTTGTTTTTATTATATCTTTAGCATGGCTTTCTAAAGACTTAGCTAATTTTAGCACTGATGGTATATGTTTCAGGACAACCTTACCAACATTTTTAGCCTTAGCATAAAAGCGGCCATTCATTAATTGAGAAAAATAATTATTTAAAGAACCAACTGGCTCCGAAATAGACATATGATTATCATTTAATATAACTGTTAGGTTTATATCTTTTATGTTATTTGCATTATTTAGGGCCTCAAATGACATTCCCGATGAGATTGCTCCATCACCAACAATCGCAATATTATTTCTGTCTATATTAAATGCTCTAGCTGCTACTGCCATACCTAAAGCAGCAGAAATAGATGTTGAAGAATGAGCTGTGCCGAAAGCATCATAACAAGACTCTAGTCTATTAGGAAAACCAGATATACCATTATACTGCCTTAATGTGTTCATTGACCCACGACGTCCTGTTAGTATCTTATGAACGTATGATTGATGCCCAACATCCCATACAATACGATCAAAAGGAGCATCAAAAATATAATGAATGGCTAATGTTAATTCGACTACTCCTAAATTAGATGATAAATGACCACCAGTTTTAGAAACTAATTCTAAAATTTCTTGCCTTAATTCTTTTGCAAGATTTTTAAGTTCAATATTATTTAATTTTTTTAAATCACAAGGTGATGAAATACTATCCAATAAATTAGTAGCCATTTAAAACTCTTATATCGATGTTTATTTAATCTTTAATGATTTCTGCAAACTATTAAATCAAGCATTTCCAATAATCTTTTATTAGATGAATCCATTGGTTTTATTGTATTTATAGCTTTATTTTTAAGTTCATCTAATATTTTTCTTGATTCTACAATTCCAAATATAGATACATATGTAGGCTTATTATATTTATGATCTTTACCTGCTGTTTTACCAAGTTGTTCGCCACTAGAAGTTACATCAATAATATCATCAACAATCTGAAATATTATACCTAGATAATTTGCAAAATCATCAAGCATACAACGCACAATTTGATTAGCTCCAGCTAATAGGTAACCGAATTTTATACTACAGGCTATAATCGCTCCGGTTTTCATTGAGTGCATATTTTTTAATTGATCATAAGAGATATTATTACCTATATTATCTAAATCTATAGCTTGTCCTCCAGACATACCTAAATAACCAGCAGATTGAGCAAGATTTTTTATAAGATTTAATCTAGTTTCATGAGAAATTGAAATTCTGGAAAGTAATTCAAAAGCTAGTGATTGTAGTGCATCTCCGGCTAGTATCGCAATTCCCTCTCCGAATACTATGTGGCTAGAAGGTTTTCCTCTTCTTGTGCAATCATTATCCATTGAAGGAAGATCATCGTGAATCAAAGAATATGAATGAATCAGTTCCATGGCAATAGCTGCCTTATCCAAAGCAATCAAGATATCATCTTTTTCAACTAAATAATCATTAGAAGCAATGAATGATGCATAAACAAGTAAAGCACGTATACGTTTACCACCAGATACAGTTGAATATCTCATAGCTTTCTGTAATATAGATGAACTTGAATCATAATCTGGCAATATTTTATTTAGGTTATCATTTATGTTGTTCATAATATTTGATATCCAGTCAGAAAATGATAAATTGTTCTCATTCATTAAAATTTATCTTCTTTTAATAAATCATCATCTAATGGCTTTAATACCTCTTCATCTAAAAATTTTATCTCTTGCTCTGCTTTAGATAATTGATTTTGACAGAAACGAACTAAATCAACACCTCGACGATATAGAATTAAAGAATTATCAAGAGTTATATCACCAGCTTCCATTGAAGCTACTAGCTTTTCTAATTCAGACATGGCAGCTTCGAAGTCTATTTTAGAAATAGATTTCTTTTTCTTTGTTTTAGTAATCAATACTGCCTCCAAATTTGAATTTATTCGAATGATTTTATTATTAAATTTTAAAAGTTATTTTTTAAAAAAATAGCTATAATACACATTATCCATTTTTATTATAATCCATATTATATTTTGATTTTTAAATTACTAATAAAAAAGTTATGCTCAAGTATAATTACTAAAATCATCCGTAAATAAAT
It encodes the following:
- a CDS encoding polyprenyl synthetase family protein; protein product: MNENNLSFSDWISNIMNNINDNLNKILPDYDSSSSILQKAMRYSTVSGGKRIRALLVYASFIASNDYLVEKDDILIALDKAAIAMELIHSYSLIHDDLPSMDNDCTRRGKPSSHIVFGEGIAILAGDALQSLAFELLSRISISHETRLNLIKNLAQSAGYLGMSGGQAIDLDNIGNNISYDQLKNMHSMKTGAIIACSIKFGYLLAGANQIVRCMLDDFANYLGIIFQIVDDIIDVTSSGEQLGKTAGKDHKYNKPTYVSIFGIVESRKILDELKNKAINTIKPMDSSNKRLLEMLDLIVCRNH
- a CDS encoding exodeoxyribonuclease VII small subunit, which produces MTKTKKKKSISKIDFEAAMSELEKLVASMEAGDITLDNSLILYRRGVDLVRFCQNQLSKAEQEIKFLDEEVLKPLDDDLLKEDKF